aatctaaaaaaataaatatcctcTACTCTTAATTAAGTACACTATGGACAATTTttcggttctcacatccctccctcattatgagaagtttcgtcctcgaaactggaGTTGGCCCGGTCTCCAAATAGGTATATTCCTTTCCCTTACAATCTACTACCGCATTGTTTcttgctaaccaatccattcctaaGATGATATCGAAATCGACCATGATCAACTGTATCAGGTCGGCTCTAAAAATCTAATTACCCATACTGATTTTTCAATCTCTGTAAATTACGTCAGTTTCAATGGCTCTACTAGTAGGCGTGGCTAGTTGGAAAGGTTCAGTTAGCTTATCGGGCTTACGTCCTAACTTCTTAGCAAATCTCTTAGACACAAAAGAATGTGTAGCGCCACAGTCAATTAGCACATAAGCAGGCACTTGCTGAAAAATATGGTACCTGACACAACATCATTTGCATAATCTGCCTCCTCCTGCGTCATGGCAAACACCCTGGCATTCGGTTTGTTCTCCCGTGGTTTGTTGGCATTCGCCCCTGGGCTTGACCCGTCTTCTTTACCTGGTCCAGTTGTTTTGTTGCTGGCTGCTGGACAATCTGCCATACGGTGTCCTGGTTTTCCGCATCCAAAGCAGACGTCGTTGGCTCTACGACATTCTCCCAGGTGTCGTAAGTGGCAAGTTGGGCAAGGCTTAATGGCTTGGTAGCCTGAGGCAGGCGAAGTTCCTTTAGATGGTTCACCGGAATGGTTCggtttcttgaacgactgactgCCATGAGAGAACTGATCATTCATAGGCCTTTTGTTCCTAATCTTCTTCTCTCTGCGCTGGATATCAGTTTCAACTCGGATAGCTGTGCCCATCAAGTCTGAGAAGTTTGCAGGTTGGTAGACTGCCAAAGCCGACTGTATTCTGCTGTTCAAACCCTTTTTGAAGCGGTGCAATTTCAGAGCTTCATCTGCCATGATTGTCGGTGCATAGGATCCAAGAGAATTGAACTGAGATGTGTATCCTACCACTGACATATCCGGAGTCTGAGTCAGATTTTCAAACTCACTCAACTTTTGCAACTTGACCTCGGCTGGAAAGTACTGCTTGAGGAATGCATCTCGAAAGCGCTGCCATGTGATTGGCCCGGCGGTTAACATGGCTGGGGAGACGGCTTCCCACCACTTACTTGCTTTGCCTTCAAGGAAGGGTACCATCACATCCTCTTTAAGAGCATCGGGTATTTCTAGCAGTCGCATCTGAGTTTGCACGCTTTTCAACCAGTTTTGGCCTAACTCAGGATCTGCGTCCCCTTGGAACGTCGGGCACCTGTTCTTGCGCAGTGATTCATAATGGAACTTGACTCCGTGCTGTGGTCGAGGTGGTGGTGGCTGATTGGCGTTCTGGTTTCCCAACCCTTGCAGTGTGGTTGCCACAATGGTGGCTATGGCCATAAGATCAGCTCGGCTTAGTTGACTGTAGGCGGGGGTCCGTTCCCTTGCTCGTTCTCCTGTCCGCCTTCTCGGTTGGCATTAGCGTAACGCGGGTTGCGGTTCTGCCTCGGGGGTCTGCCGACCATTTCCTATAATCGCAAGTTCTAAGAATTTGTATGAGTAGGATTTATGCAATAGATTGCATAGAAGTAAATTGAAATCAATGgagcaaataaaatattttattgatttctcaagCAGGAAAGTAAATGAACATGACCAATCCAAATGGATTAAAAGTATTTGACAATGAATGTACTGAATAGAAAAACGTAGCGACAATGGAATTAACTACTAAGAACGGTTCACTAAACACTCTAATCCGATATCTCTCCATTTCCTGGAAACAATAAAAAGGAAATGCTCAGAATATCGAAAATAGGACAGAATATAGAGTCAAGCatatgaaaataattaaaaattcgaaaatttccaaaaataggaAGTTTTGAGATAGGCATATCGATTCGAAGAGTATGTCGAGAGGATTTCAGATCAGTTGACGGAACCGAATTCGGAGTTTCCTACGAAAAATCGAAGAACACATGCTGGCGGGTTGACTCGTTGACTCGGCCGAGTTGACTCGCCGGTTTGACTCGCCGGAGTATCGGAGCAAAGGCGTATGTTGGTGAATGAGTCAGGATCACGGAACCGGTGGTGGCACGACCAGAATCGGTCGGAAAGCTACCTAATTTGGCCGGAACTCGCGAGAAATCGGTTGACTCACTCGAAATTGGGCGTTCCCGATTGGTTGATCCGAACTCGAAATTGATTCTTGGTAAAAGGTACCCATGGATCTTAGATTGTTTTGGTAAAAGGAATTGATAATCGGAGTAGGATTGGTAGGGTAATTGGACAAAATAATTTTTGAGTTAGGGTTCATACGTCAAATCCGTAGATCTGAAATTCCCGTTGCATTCGTATGCGGAATCTGAAATTGTTTGAGGGCTTTTGTTCCTCTCATCGAGGTGGTCCTAGATCTGGTCTCCGATCAAAGAAACACTACCGGAAGCGGCCGGAATCGGTGAAAAACGCGGCAGCGCGCGTAGGGGCTGTTTGGccgaaatatattttatttttttcgaaattcgacttttttttttgaaactcgATTTTTTTCCCACTCGGATTATGAACCtagtggctctgataccacttaaattcATGCCcagagaccggggttagtcgacaccggcgttgtttaaaAATCACACGATCGCGACAACAAGCTTCttgtagcacagtataaaccgaaccagtttatatatcataatttccaCGAAATAAAAATTGTCTTTACAATAAAGAAATCCAACGAAATAGTAAATAATGCGGAAGCGTCTTACAATTCTTTAAATCAGAAAATTCGAAATAAAACCCATTACTAATCTGGCAGATCACCAACCCCAAAATTGTTCTGTCTCTTCGTCCTCAACCTGCTCTTCGGACTTATCTGGGAAGGGTTGtaagggggtgagtattttgggaatactcagtaaatgggggactttgaacacaacataaccaatttaataacattttcGAAACATATCATAAACGTACATCATGCCATTCATAATCGTAACGTAAATTccataacataataacactgcgatttttcacgtttaacggtttactgacgtcagtccctaagttttgatcttctaagggggcgaggccataaaacaGTTTTATCCCACTGTTAAaggccatatgttggaattccacccattttcagggaat
This is a stretch of genomic DNA from Primulina eburnea isolate SZY01 chromosome 11, ASM2296580v1, whole genome shotgun sequence. It encodes these proteins:
- the LOC140805411 gene encoding uncharacterized protein, whose amino-acid sequence is MAIATIVATTLQGLGNQNANQPPPPRPQHGVKFHYESLRKNRCPTFQGDADPELGQNWLKSVQTQMRLLEIPDALKEDVMVPFLEGKASKWWEAVSPAMLTAGPITWQRFRDAFLKQYFPAEVKLQKLSEFENLTQTPDMSVVGYTSQFNSLGSYAPTIMADEALKLHRFKKGLNSRIQSALAVYQPANFSDLMGTAIRVETDIQRREKKIRNKRPMNDQFSHGSQSFKKPNHSGEPSKGTSPASGYQAIKPCPTCHLRHLGECRRANDVCFGCGKPGHRMADCPAASNKTTGPGKEDGSSPGANANKPRENKPNARVFAMTQEEADYANDVVSGTIFFSKCLLMC